From one Dermacentor variabilis isolate Ectoservices chromosome 3, ASM5094787v1, whole genome shotgun sequence genomic stretch:
- the LOC142576367 gene encoding uncharacterized protein LOC142576367, translating into MGATSVAACAVMLAICLPAVCQGQQYWGGYGWRPVRQPSVSAVCDRAYPVNEASAVRTSCQYPCQGWPVRYGNEEDGTPCQLSWWRQGFCFRGRCQRQYLAPTVQRDEDNNVEGRQDPVRFLMCRNRRERVKVGGVVRSCQFVCKQRRNSFLANEDNGTPCLAWGGNVGYCDQGMCKAVEPTAAPTAAQTTSTEQSTTPQLPVASSAAPALPAVTAQATEDDVALLQTSKPTAAVTAASTQAPATAAPAARPPWRPGFVGVKCDRAYPARVSNGHVAKCRFLCRGYPSFGIGFEEDGTPCWRKKTLEGVCFDGKCKPVILTTAATTVQQESTTTVPTTTNGDVVTATEAGEQPTTQLAADTEGVEALSTSTTSAVEEGGYTNADQGTSVSAPETTTVNSEFVTTEQQARSSDQQATTANSAPAADDEARTEDNVSEPAPTAETAVYGTTENNIGHSVEEVTITQDPTTGDSLPKGTAAPQDATDIAASEHARTPSGDEVTTHSEREGEEEQDTTAAGQITGEDEEGSGNIEELSTSKSAGDEATITPSSSTQETATVASVTDTVIVGLSTQSASEGSAADDVKLQTEDPQTSQPSITTTGSQAASEGGVDAGDASTPTETELKTESSTSAVTEGVLEEVTKTHNPEKEVTVDVTEGTQENPSTTPTNEGEDGDRAVTEVVSGQPADVEHATVTSHAVISDIQQEVTDGATLATTRGATESTTAVGETATAKVITVVTRKEIVRPVGPDADQSDATVVDSTRHTYVETVPVSQINETVASSTAESVVSVSSDNPGVASDETNTGVAASTTVGVLVSEPEVVATTTLGIEAAQPEEIVTELPETKAAPVIDETTEGTKVEDESATVKIITTITRKEITRPIDGDASQPEETSVDTKRTTSVETLPLSEVDKTSAPDPTGSAVAESSESVSDSPDHTGTAVPVSGDPTASATSSAEEASQVLQDATEVSSVAVASEVYEATTATADSATVKVITTITHKEIVRPVESDDSQADAIVVDSSKTTSVETLPASQFEEANKSSPAESEVPSPSETSVQSNEDAAASDAVSSRPSIVITDFVQKTASSSKDSVTAPSTEEQATTLL; encoded by the exons GCCAGCGCCGTAAGGACAAGCTGCCAGTACCCCTGCCAAGGCTGGCCTGTCCGGTACGGAAACGAGGAAGACGGCACACCTTGCCAACTG TCCTGGTGGCGACAAGGCTTCTGCTTCAGAGGCCGCTGCCAGCGGCAGTACCTGGCGCCAACGGTGCAAAGAGACGAAGACAACAACGTAGAAG GACGCCAAGACCCCGTGCGTTTTCTGATGTGTAGAAACCGACGGGAAAGAGTAAAG GTTGGCGGTGTTGTTCGGTCCTGCCAGTTCGTGTGCAAGCAAAGGAGGAACTCTTTCTTGGCAAATGAAGATAACGGAACACCATGCTTg GCATGGGGAGGAAATGTTGGCTATTGTGACCAAGGCATGTGCAAGGCCGTTGAACCTACCGCGGCACCTACGGCAGCACAAACAACGTCCACGGAGCAATCGACAACACCGCAGCTTCCAGTGGCTTCTTCTGCAGCTCCCGCGTTACCGGCGGTTACGGCACAAGCTACCGAAGATGATGTTGCTCTATTGCAAACCAGCAAACCCACAGCAGCAGTGACTGCAGCTTCCACACAAGCACCGGCGACGGCTGCTCCCGCGGCCAGGCCACCTTGGCGACCAG GTTTCGTCGGCGTGAAGTGTGACAGGGCTTACCCGGCTAGAGTG AGCAATGGACATGTGGCTAAGTGCCGCTTTCTCTGTCGAGGCTACCCTTCCTTCGGCATTGGCTTTGAAGAGGATGGAACACCATGCTGG AGAAAGAAGACTCTAGAAGGCGTGTGCTTTGACGGCAAGTGCAAGCCCGTTATTCTGaccacagcagcaacaacagtacAGCAAGAAAGTACTACTACCGTCCCTACGACCACAAATGGAGACGTCGTTACTGCCACTGAAGCAGGTGAACAACCTACAACTCAGCTGGCAGCAGACACGGAAGGAGTAGAAGCCCTATCAACATCCACAACCAGTGCAGTTGAAGAAGGTGGTTACACGAACGCTGACCAGGGCACCTCTGTCAGTGCACCTGAAACCACAACTGTGAATTCAGAATTTGTGACAACCGAACAGCAGGCAAGGTCCTCTGACCAGCAGGCCACGACAGCGaactcagcaccagcagcagATGATGAAGCGCGCACTGAAGATAACGTGAGCGAACCAGCACCAACTGCGGAGACAGCAGTATATGGAACGACCGAGAACAACATAGGTCATTCAGTGGAGGAAGTGACAATTACCCAGGACCCGACCACCGGTGATTCGTTGCCCAAAGGCACGGCTGCACCTCAAGATGCAACAGATATTGCAGCAAGTGAGCATGCTCGAACACCATCAGGCGATGAAGTGACAACGCACAGTGAAAGAGAAGGTGAAGAAGAGCAAGATACCACTGCCGCTGGACAAATTACCGGTGAGGACGAGGAAGGGTCTGGTAACATCGAAGAACTGTCTACATCCAAAAGCGCCGGTGACGAAGCGACAATTACACCGAGCAGTAGTACTCAGGAAACTGCGACTGTAGCTTCAGTAACTGATACCGTCATTGTAGGCCTGTCTACTCAGTCAGCATCCGAAGGTAGCGCCGCCGACGACGTTAAATTGCAAACAGAAGATCCACAGACAAGTCAGCCCTCCATCACGACCACAGGTTCGCAAGCTGCTTCAGAAGGAGGCGTTGATGCTGGCGATGCAAGTACACCCACCGAAACGGAGCTTAAGACAGAAAGCTCGACGTCAGCCGTAACTGAAGGTGTTTTAGAAGAAGTTACTAAGACACACAACCCTGAGAAAGAAGTCACAGTTGACGTAACGGAAGGCACTCAGGAAAATCCTAGTACTACTCCAACTAACGAAGGTGAAGATGGGGATCGCGCAGTGACAGAAGTTGTGTCTGGCCAGCCAGCTGACGTAGAACATGCAACAGTGACTTCGCATGCAGTAATTTCTGATATTCAACAGGAAGTGACTGACGGCGCGACTTTAGCAACCACACGCGGGGCCACGGAATCAACTACAGCTGTAGGGGAAACAGCGACTGCGAAAGTTATCACAGTTGTCACTCGCAAAGAAATCGTCCGTCCCGTAGGGCCAGATGCCGACCAGTCAGACGCTACTGTGGTTGACTCAACTCGTCACACCTACGTGGAAACAGTGCCCGtatcacaaatcaacgaaacggTTGCATCTAGCACAGCGGAATCAGTGGTTTCAGTGTCCAGCGACAATCCTGGCGTAGCTTCAGACGAAACGAATACAGGAGTCGCAGCTAGCACTACAGTCGGTGTCCTGGTCAGTGAACCTGAAGTTGTGGCCACAACGACTTTAGGCATTGAAGCAGCCCAACCAGAAGAGATTGTGACTGAATTACCCGAAACTAAAGCAGCTCCCGTTATCGATGAGACCACTGAAGGAACGAAGGTTGAGGACGAATCAGCAACTGTCAAAATTATCACAACCATTACTCGAAAGGAGATCACTCGGCCGATAGACGGAGACGCTAGCCAACCTGAAGAAACTTCAGTCGACACGAAGCGAACCACATCCGTGGAGACATTGCCCCTTTCAGAAGTTGACAAAACAAGTGCACCTGATCCCACAGGTTCTGCCGTAGCTGAATCCAGCGAAAGCGTAAGTGATAGCCCGGACCACACGGGCACAGCTGTTCCTGTATCCGGTGACCCAACAGCTAGTGCGACAAGTTCCGCCGAAGAAGCGTCTCAGGTTCTGCAGGATGCCACTGAAGTAAGCTCTGTTGCCGTTGCAAGTGAAGTCTATGAGGCCACGACTGCTACTGCCGATTCAGCCACTGTAAAGGTTATAACAACTATCACTCACAAGGAAATTGTTCGTCCAGTTGAGTCGGACGACTCTCAAGCTGACGCCATTGTGGTTGACAGCTCGAAAACCACCTCTGTAGAGACATTGCCCGCATCGCAATTCGAAGAAGCTAACAAGTCTAGCCCGGCGGAATCAGAAGTTCCCTCTCCCAGTGAGACCAGCGTTCAGTCCAACGAAGACGCGGCAGCCAGTGACGCCGTAAGCAGCCGACCATCGATAGTCATTACTGATTTCGTACAAAAAACAGCTTCTTCTTCAAAGGACTCCGTTACGGCACCTAGCACAGAGGAGCAGGCAACCACCTTGCTCTGA